The following coding sequences are from one Nicotiana tomentosiformis chromosome 3, ASM39032v3, whole genome shotgun sequence window:
- the LOC104120417 gene encoding IAA-amino acid hydrolase ILR1-like 4 codes for MDFSRWVFLILIFVSFFAIPIWSDSSLSEIPINFLNFAKKAEVFDWIVGVRRRIHENPELGYEEFETSKLIREELDKLGISYKYPFATTGVVGFIGSGKPPFVAIRADMDALPMQEMVDWAHKSKNAGKMHACGHDAHVAMLLGAAKILQEHPDILKGTVALVFQPAEEGGGGAKKMIDAGALENIEAIFGLHVNPQFPLGKVSSRPGPFLAGSGFFEAVISGKGGHAAIPQHSIDPILAASNVIVSLQHLVSREADPLDSQVVTVAKFQGGGAFNVIPDSVTIGGTFRAFSKESFQQLRQRIEEVIVGQAAVQRCNATVDFLTKEKPFFPPTVNDKNLHKHFQRVAGDMLGNDHVKDMEPLMGSEDFAFYQEVIPGYFYLLGMQDETNEKLVSVHSPYFKINEEALPIGAALQASLAIRYLLEAQPQVPSSSINDHHDEL; via the exons ATGGATTTCTCCAGATGGGTTTTcttgattttgatttttgtttcattttttgCCATACCCATTTGGTCAGACTCTTCATTATCAGAAATTCCTATTAATTTTCTCAATTTTGCAAAGAAGGCTGAGGTTTTTGATTGGATTGTGGGGGTGAGGAGAAGGATACATGAGAATCCAGAGCTGGGATATGAAGAATTTGAGACCAGTAAGCTTATAAGGGAAGAATTGGATAAGTTGGGGATTTCATACAAATACCCTTTTGCTACTACTGGTGTTGTTGGTTTTATTGGTTCAGGAAAACCCCCTTTTGTTGCAATTAGAGCTGATATGGATGCTCTCCCTATGCAG GAAATGGTGGACTGGGCGCACAAAAGTAAAAACGCTGGGAAAATGCATGCATGTGGCCATGATGCTCATGTTGCAATGCTTCTTGGTGCTGCAAAGATTCTTCAAGAACATCCAGACATTTTGAAG GGAACAGTTGCTCTTGTTTTTCAACCAGCAGAGGAGGGAGGTGGTGGGGCCAAAAAAATGATAGATGCTGGAGCACTAGAAAACATAGAAGCAATATTTGGTCTGCATGTCAATCCCCAGTTTCCTTTGGGTAAAGTTTCTTCAAGGCCTGGACCTTTTTTGGCTGGAAGTGGTTTTTTCGAAGCTGTAATAAGTGGAAAAGGGGGTCATGCCGCTATTCCACAGCATTCGATAGACCCAATTCTTGCAGCATCAAATGTAATTGTCAGCTTACAGCATCTTGTTTCCCGAGAGGCTGATCCTCTGGATTCTCAG GTAGTCACAGTTGCTAAATTCCAAGGAGGTGGTGCATTTAACGTTATTCCAGACTCTGTTACCATCGGTGGCACTTTTCGGGCCTTTTCAAAGGAGAGCTTTCAGCAGCTTAGGCAGCGAATTGAGGAG GTTATTGTTGGGCAAGCTGCTGTACAGAGATGCAATGCAACTGTGGATTTTTTAACAAAAGAAAAACCCTTCTTCCCTCCAACCGTGAACGATAAAAACTTGCACAAACACTTCCAGAGAGTTGCAGGTGATATGCTTGGTAACGATCATGTAAAAGACATGGAACCACTAATGGGATCGGAGGATTTTGCGTTTTACCAAGAGGTTATTCCTGGTTACTTCTACCTACTCGGAATGCAGGATGAAACAAATGAAAAACTTGTTTCAGTCCATTCACCTTATTTTAAAATCAACGAAGAAGCACTTCCTATCGGTGCTGCACTTCAAGCATCTTTGGCTATCAGATATCTTCTCGAAGCACAACCACAAGTTCCTTCGTCAAGTATAAATGATCACCACGATGAATTGTAA
- the LOC104120416 gene encoding glycosyltransferase BC10, protein MKSRVGSHGSLEEGKDTGGARVVTQYKPLPLRLLQFLLLFLGLGIVFSFVSMYMVRYSVVQNVIPMVQSRFQPCIQQLSLESWIRPPSNLLHSMNDSQLFWRASIVPQIKDYPFNRTRKIAFMFLTRGPLPLAPLWERFLKGNDELFSIYIHSLPSYIPDFPPSSVFHGRQIPSKVAEWGRMSMCDAERRLLANALLDISNEWFVLLSEACIPLHNFKAVYHYISRSRYSFMGAVDEPGPYGRGRYNTNMTPEVNLTEWRKGSQWFEVNRKLAVDIVKDEVYYPKFEQFCRPACYVDEHYFPTMLTIESPRLLANRTLTWVDWSRGGAHPATFGKADITDQFFKKISDSPLCIYNNQPTSLCFLFARKFAPSALDPLLEHSAKFLGF, encoded by the exons ATGAAGTCAAGAGTAGGGAGTCACGGGTCATTAGAGGAGGGTAAAGACACTGGTGGTGCTAGGGTGGTAACTCAGTATAAGCCTTTACCATTAAGATTACTTCAATTTCTATTGCTATTTTTGGGTCTTGGTATTGTATTTTCATTTGTTAGTATGTATATGGTTCGGTATTCAGTAGTTCAGAATGTAATCCCTATGGTACAATCAAGATTTCAGCCCTGTATTCAACAACTTAGTTTAGAGAGTTGGATTAGACCTCCCTCGAACCTATTGCATTCGATGAATGATAGTCAGTTGTTTTGGCGAGCTTCTATTGTTCCCCAAATCAAAGATTACCCTTTTAATAGAACGCGCAAGATCGCCTTCATGTTCTTGACCAGAGGGCCTCTGCCTTTAGCGCCTTTGTGGGAGAGGTTTCTCAAGGGGAATGATGAGCTTTTTTCAATCTACATTCATTCCTTGCCATCATACATACCTGATTTCCCACCTTCATCGGTTTTTCATGGCAGGCAAATTCCTAGTAAG GTGGCAGAGTGGGGAAGAATGAGTATGTGTGATGCTGAAAGACGGCTTCTTGCTAATGCACTGCTTGATATCTCCAACGAATGGTTTGTCCTCCTATCCGAGGCATGCATTCCTCTCCATAACTTCAAAGCTGTATATCACTACATATCAAGATCCAGGTATAGCTTTATGGGTGCAGTAGATGAACCTGGACCTTATGGAAGAGGACGTTACAATACGAATATGACACCTGAAGTTAACCTCACTGAATGGCGTAAAGGATCCCAGTGGTTTGAAGTCAACAGGAAACTAGCTGTTGATATTGTTAAAGATGAGGTTTACTACCCTAAGTTTGAGCAGTTCTGCAGACCAGCATGTTACGTGGACGAGCACTATTTCCCTACTATGTTGACCATAGAATCACCTCGCCTCCTGGCAAACCGGACTCTCACTTGGGTGGACTGGTCCAGAGGTGGTGCTCATCCTGCTACATTTGGGAAGGCCGATATTACTGAtcaatttttcaagaaaatttctGATAGCCCGCTCTGTATATACAATAACCAGCCGACTTCACTTTGTTTCCTTTTTGCCAGAAAATTTGCTCCTAGTGCTTTGGATCCTTTGTTAGAACATTCAGCCAAGTTTTTGGGCTTCTAG